In Calonectris borealis chromosome 22, bCalBor7.hap1.2, whole genome shotgun sequence, one genomic interval encodes:
- the LOC142091752 gene encoding olfactory receptor 6X1-like: MENQTFVTEFILLGFPSLQRVHVLLFVGVLVIYILTVTGNVIIITTVVNDNTLHKPMYFFLGNLSFLGIIYISATAPKFLACLVEVKKSISIAGCKAQAFSLFFLGTTELFLLTAMSFDRYIAICNPLQYTTIMSGKLCAQLSFGSWMGGLMTVFVQTILVFRLPFCGPNIINHFYCDVGPMLKLACTDTRHIEWLIFVGAILLLFSTSFLTVISYFAIILTILRIPSTSGRRKAFSTCIAHLTVVIMLYGAVIFIYVRPRGHASLSMNKVVSLLNTLVTPMLNPFIYTLRNKEVKTALKKSLTRNKIFEVKE, from the coding sequence atggaaaaccagacttttgtgactgaatttattcttctCGGTTTCCCCAGCCTTCAAAGGGttcatgttttgctgtttgtgggAGTCTTGGTCATCTACATTTTGACTGTCACTGGGAatgtcatcatcatcaccacagtGGTGAATGACAACACTCTCCACaaacccatgtatttcttccttggaaaTCTGTCATTTCTGGGAATCATCTATATCTCGGCCACTGCACCCAAGTTTTTGGCCTGTCTTGTGGAGGTCAAGAAGTCTATCAGCATAGCTGGGTGCAAAGCCCAAgccttctccctctttttccttggTACTACTGAGCTTTTCCTCCTCACAGCCATGTCCTTTGACCGATACATAGCAATATGCAACCCTCTCCAGTACACCACCATCATGAGTGGAaaactgtgtgctcagctctcgTTTGGCTCTTGGATGGGTGGCCTTATGACTGTCTTTGTGCAAACTATTCTGGTGTTCAGACTGCCATTCTGTGGCCCCAATATCATCAATCACTTCTACTGTGACGTTGGGCCAATGCTGAAGCTGGCTTGCACTGACACCCGCCATATTGAATGGCTCATTTTTGTTGGTGCTATATTGCTTCTGTTTAGCACTTCCTTCTTGACTGTCATCTCCTACTTCGCCATCATTTTGACCATATTGAGGATCCCATCTACTTCTGGGAGACGGAAAGCTTTCTCCACCTGCATTGCTCATCTGACTGTAGTCATCATGCTTTATGGGGCGGTCATATTCATTTACGTCAGGCCAAGAGGACATGCCTCACTAAGTATGAACAAAGTGGTGTCCCTTCTGAACACCCTTGTTACACCAATGCTGAAccctttcatttatactttgaggaacaaagaggtaaagactgccttgaaaaaatcactgactagaaataaaatatttgaggttAAAGAATGA